One region of Chryseobacterium muglaense genomic DNA includes:
- a CDS encoding protein-L-isoaspartate(D-aspartate) O-methyltransferase, producing MHDSFVHKGKRKNLVEYLRHKIGISDENVLSAINEVPRHLFIESIFEDYAYEDRAFPILAHQTISHPSTVAEQSELLQVKPGEKVLEIGTGCGYQTAVLLAMKALVYTVERQKDLFDFSKNKLREMHLYPKFQSFGDGFAGLPTFAPFDKIIVTCGAAVLPTELLKQLKVGGKMVIPLGPTDQQVLYRFTKISPTEIEKEEFGAYKFVPMLNNTNQ from the coding sequence ATGCACGATTCGTTTGTACATAAAGGAAAAAGAAAAAATTTGGTTGAATATCTCAGACACAAAATAGGGATTTCGGATGAAAATGTACTTTCTGCCATAAATGAAGTTCCGAGACATCTTTTTATTGAAAGTATTTTTGAAGATTATGCGTACGAAGACCGTGCTTTTCCGATATTGGCGCATCAGACGATTTCTCATCCTTCAACAGTGGCCGAACAGTCAGAACTTTTGCAGGTGAAACCTGGAGAAAAAGTGCTTGAAATAGGAACGGGTTGTGGTTACCAAACTGCAGTTTTATTAGCAATGAAAGCTTTAGTTTATACGGTTGAAAGGCAGAAAGATCTTTTTGATTTTTCTAAAAATAAACTTCGTGAAATGCATTTGTATCCTAAATTTCAGAGTTTTGGAGATGGTTTTGCCGGGCTTCCTACTTTTGCCCCTTTCGATAAAATTATCGTGACTTGTGGAGCTGCTGTTTTACCGACTGAATTATTAAAACAATTAAAAGTAGGTGGTAAAATGGTCATTCCTTTGGGACCAACCGACCAACAGGTTTTATACCGATTTACCAAAATTTCTCCTACAGAAATTGAGAAAGAAGAGTTTGGGGCTTATAAATTTGTTCCGATGTTGAATAATACGAATCAGTAA
- a CDS encoding DUF1801 domain-containing protein, with protein MINPDIFDYNKKQSDSDKEICIKLSQLIDSGVNDTENKIWHAHPVWFLEGNPIVGYSKQKKGIRLMFWSGRSFNEEQLNVEGEKFQDASVFYNHLNEINETDILRWLKKSVEIQWDYKNIVKRKGELIRLK; from the coding sequence ATGATTAATCCAGATATTTTTGATTACAATAAAAAACAATCAGATTCAGACAAAGAGATTTGCATAAAACTTTCTCAATTGATTGATTCTGGAGTGAATGATACTGAAAATAAAATCTGGCACGCTCATCCGGTTTGGTTTTTAGAAGGAAATCCAATTGTGGGTTACAGCAAGCAGAAAAAAGGAATTCGGCTGATGTTTTGGAGCGGAAGATCTTTTAATGAAGAACAATTGAATGTAGAAGGAGAAAAGTTTCAGGATGCCTCTGTATTTTATAATCATTTGAATGAAATAAATGAAACTGATATTTTGCGTTGGCTTAAAAAATCTGTGGAAATACAGTGGGATTATAAAAATATTGTAAAAAGAAAAGGCGAATTGATCAGATTGAAATAA
- a CDS encoding pepsin/retropepsin-like aspartic protease family protein — protein sequence MYKLFLFFILFLSFTKNQAQELSVPFEVLYGVPVINITVEGKNHQFVFDTGAFMTCINSEVFPNLPISKKIENIGGIGSERKSMNSANFSFNFLNQNYLNQEVIYTDLSLFSKMSCTNLKISGIIGRDVMENYIVEINPDSKKIIFHHHSDFNESQLKGFTKIKLQKKSPAVPIKIGGETRYALFDTGSAYGISTTNYKLENFIKTAQHISYKSKGNSIGIHGVNNDEDIHYKVYNSPLQVGNLTVKNQVFETSNNDFNNMGFDFSKQFISYLDLKNHKLFIKQVNQNTESINDNALYNIGFSVGYNVEKEKSMITRLSAKVDNLVPGDTLISINGETPPTNNCEMYSFLRKFFGSKMKIIIERNNETKEIEIEPV from the coding sequence ATGTACAAACTTTTCTTATTCTTTATTCTATTTCTATCTTTTACAAAAAACCAAGCTCAAGAGTTATCAGTACCATTTGAAGTTTTATATGGTGTTCCTGTCATCAATATCACAGTTGAAGGTAAAAATCATCAATTCGTTTTTGATACCGGTGCATTTATGACATGCATCAATTCTGAGGTTTTTCCTAATCTTCCAATCTCAAAAAAGATTGAAAATATAGGTGGAATTGGCAGTGAAAGGAAATCGATGAATTCAGCGAATTTTTCTTTTAATTTTTTAAATCAAAACTACCTTAACCAAGAAGTTATTTATACAGATTTAAGTTTATTCTCAAAAATGAGTTGCACGAACTTAAAGATAAGTGGAATTATTGGACGTGATGTCATGGAAAATTATATTGTGGAAATAAATCCTGACAGTAAAAAAATTATTTTTCATCATCACTCGGATTTTAATGAAAGTCAATTGAAGGGTTTTACCAAAATAAAACTTCAAAAAAAAAGTCCGGCGGTTCCCATAAAGATTGGAGGAGAGACAAGATACGCTCTTTTTGATACAGGAAGCGCTTACGGAATAAGTACTACAAATTATAAGCTTGAGAACTTTATCAAAACAGCACAACACATTTCCTATAAAAGTAAAGGAAATAGCATTGGAATACATGGCGTTAACAATGATGAAGATATACATTACAAAGTTTATAACTCTCCATTACAAGTCGGAAACCTCACTGTAAAAAATCAGGTTTTTGAAACATCGAATAATGATTTTAATAATATGGGATTTGATTTTAGTAAACAGTTTATTTCCTATTTAGATTTAAAAAATCACAAACTTTTTATAAAACAAGTAAATCAGAATACTGAAAGCATTAATGATAATGCTCTATATAATATAGGTTTTTCTGTTGGTTATAATGTCGAGAAAGAAAAAAGTATGATAACAAGACTTTCTGCAAAAGTCGACAATTTGGTTCCAGGTGATACTTTGATAAGTATCAATGGTGAAACACCTCCAACAAATAATTGTGAAATGTACTCTTTTCTTAGAAAATTTTTCGGTTCGAAAATGAAAATCATTATTGAGCGGAATAACGAAACAAAAGAAATTGAAATAGAACCTGTTTAA
- a CDS encoding Gfo/Idh/MocA family protein, whose product MLKAGLVGAGHLGKIHLRLLNQSDKYEFIGFHDKDAENGRKLEAEFGYKYFENFDELLNQIEMLDIVTPTLYHYDYALKAIEKGLHFFIEKPVTQTLEQAEEILSKCRENGIKAQVGHVERYNPAFIGAKDYIQNPMFIEIHRLAEFNPRGTDVSVVLDLMIHDLDILLSVVKSKVKNIHASGVCVVSKTPDITNARIEFENGCVANLTTSRISMKAMRKSRFFQKDAYISVDFLEKKAEVIRMKDAPENPTPFDMIIENAEGEKNQILFEYPNIQANNAILDELNSFAYAILEDKNVEVSLEDGTEALKVALEIMKLIS is encoded by the coding sequence ATGTTAAAAGCAGGTTTGGTAGGTGCCGGACATTTGGGAAAGATCCATTTAAGACTTCTTAATCAGTCAGATAAATACGAGTTTATAGGCTTCCACGATAAAGATGCAGAAAACGGAAGAAAGCTGGAAGCTGAATTCGGATATAAATATTTTGAAAATTTTGATGAATTATTAAATCAGATTGAAATGTTGGATATCGTTACCCCAACACTCTATCATTATGATTATGCTCTGAAAGCGATTGAAAAAGGGCTTCATTTCTTCATTGAAAAACCGGTTACCCAAACTTTGGAACAGGCTGAAGAAATCCTTTCAAAATGTCGTGAAAACGGTATCAAAGCACAGGTTGGTCACGTTGAAAGATACAATCCTGCGTTTATTGGAGCAAAAGATTACATTCAGAATCCGATGTTTATAGAAATTCACCGTTTGGCAGAATTTAATCCGCGCGGAACTGATGTTTCTGTAGTTTTAGACTTAATGATCCACGATCTTGATATTTTGTTGAGCGTTGTAAAATCAAAAGTAAAAAACATTCATGCAAGCGGCGTTTGTGTGGTAAGCAAAACTCCGGATATTACCAACGCAAGAATTGAGTTTGAAAACGGATGTGTTGCCAATTTAACGACATCAAGAATTTCTATGAAAGCGATGAGAAAAAGCCGTTTTTTCCAGAAAGACGCTTATATTTCTGTTGATTTCTTAGAGAAAAAAGCAGAAGTTATCAGAATGAAAGATGCTCCCGAAAATCCTACTCCGTTTGATATGATTATTGAAAATGCGGAAGGCGAAAAAAATCAAATATTATTTGAATATCCAAATATTCAGGCAAATAATGCAATTTTAGATGAATTAAATTCTTTTGCTTATGCCATTTTAGAAGATAAAAATGTAGAAGTTTCTTTGGAAGACGGAACCGAAGCGTTGAAAGTAGCTTTAGAAATTATGAAGCTGATTTCTTAA
- a CDS encoding cation:proton antiporter, whose protein sequence is MGKYRNIIFYVATIIFFSALMYWFFVEGKTLEIGENIPPSKVTGNTMWENFTDSFLSNLHHPLALLLAQIVTIILVAKLFGWICVKLKQPSVIGEMIAGIVLGPSLFGLYFPELSAFIFPTESLGNLQFLSQIGLILFMYIVGMELDLSILRKKAHDAVVISHASIIIPFALGVGLSYFIYKEFAPEGIQFSSFALFIAIAMSITAFPVLARIVQERNLHKTKIGTVVITCAAADDITAWCILAAVIAVVKAGSFSGSIFVIIMAIVYVFIMIKAVRPFLHRIAESQKGKGFISKALVAVFFLILIISSYATEVIGIHALFGAFMAGAIMPENVKFRNLFIEKIEDVALVLLLPLFFVFTGLRTQIGLLNDPHLWKIGGFIILTAVIGKFVGSALTAKFLKLSWKDSLTIGALMNTRGLTELIVLNIGYDLGVLGPELFTMLVIMALFTTFMTGPCLDMINYFFKGKKSSLEDEEHDENDAKYRVLLSFETPESGSTLLKLADNLTHKMNGNKSVTAMNIAPVDELHAFDIDNFEKEQFKNVIETSQELQLEVTTLFKASTDIENDLTNISNKGNYDLLLIMLGKSMYEGSLLGRLLGFTTKIINPEKLLNTVKGKSNIFNNSPFDDSTLQILDNTNIPVGVLVDRDFNSADRVFIPIFNLSDFYLLEYAKRLINNNNSQIIILDVAGQIRNNIEVKELIRSIEQVAPNHITLYNEKQIEKQFLQSQDLMLISKKSWRGLIDSKSLWLSDIPSTLIISNP, encoded by the coding sequence ATGGGGAAATACAGAAATATTATTTTTTATGTAGCAACGATTATCTTTTTCTCAGCATTGATGTACTGGTTCTTTGTGGAAGGAAAAACCCTGGAAATAGGAGAAAACATACCACCAAGCAAAGTTACCGGGAATACGATGTGGGAAAATTTCACCGATTCTTTTTTATCTAACTTACATCATCCTTTAGCACTTTTACTGGCGCAGATTGTTACCATTATTTTGGTTGCAAAATTATTTGGCTGGATTTGTGTGAAACTAAAACAACCTTCCGTAATTGGAGAAATGATTGCCGGTATTGTTTTAGGACCATCCCTTTTCGGATTGTATTTTCCTGAACTTTCAGCATTTATTTTTCCGACAGAATCATTAGGAAACTTACAGTTTTTAAGCCAAATTGGTTTAATTCTCTTCATGTATATTGTCGGAATGGAGCTCGATTTGAGTATTCTAAGAAAAAAAGCTCACGATGCGGTTGTCATCAGTCACGCAAGTATCATCATTCCTTTTGCTTTGGGAGTTGGGTTGTCTTATTTCATTTATAAAGAATTTGCTCCGGAAGGAATTCAGTTCAGTTCCTTTGCTTTATTTATAGCGATTGCGATGAGTATTACTGCATTTCCGGTTCTCGCCAGAATTGTACAGGAAAGAAATTTACATAAAACCAAAATAGGGACCGTGGTTATTACCTGTGCAGCAGCCGATGATATTACCGCATGGTGTATTTTGGCTGCCGTAATTGCAGTAGTAAAAGCAGGATCTTTTTCAGGGTCTATTTTCGTGATCATCATGGCGATTGTTTATGTTTTCATCATGATAAAAGCCGTAAGACCCTTCTTACACCGAATTGCAGAATCTCAGAAAGGAAAAGGTTTTATCAGCAAAGCATTGGTTGCCGTATTTTTTTTAATTCTTATTATTTCGTCTTACGCAACAGAAGTTATCGGGATTCATGCATTATTCGGCGCATTTATGGCAGGTGCAATTATGCCTGAAAATGTAAAATTTAGAAATCTTTTCATCGAAAAAATAGAAGATGTTGCCTTGGTATTATTGCTTCCGCTTTTCTTTGTATTTACAGGTTTAAGAACACAAATCGGATTATTAAACGACCCGCATCTTTGGAAAATCGGAGGATTTATTATTCTTACAGCCGTTATCGGAAAATTTGTAGGAAGTGCATTAACTGCTAAATTTCTAAAGTTAAGCTGGAAAGACAGCCTTACCATTGGTGCATTGATGAATACAAGAGGTTTAACAGAACTTATCGTTTTGAATATCGGTTACGATCTTGGAGTTTTAGGCCCTGAATTGTTTACTATGTTGGTCATCATGGCATTATTCACCACTTTTATGACCGGACCCTGTCTTGATATGATTAATTATTTCTTTAAAGGAAAAAAATCGTCCTTGGAAGATGAAGAACATGATGAAAACGATGCAAAATACAGAGTTCTTTTATCTTTTGAGACTCCGGAGTCAGGAAGTACATTACTGAAACTTGCCGATAATCTTACGCATAAAATGAATGGCAACAAAAGTGTAACGGCAATGAATATCGCTCCTGTTGACGAATTACATGCTTTTGATATCGATAATTTTGAGAAAGAACAGTTTAAAAATGTAATCGAAACTTCGCAGGAACTTCAGCTTGAAGTCACTACCCTTTTCAAAGCTTCCACAGATATTGAAAATGATTTGACGAATATTTCGAACAAAGGGAATTACGACCTTCTTTTGATTATGCTCGGAAAATCGATGTATGAAGGAAGTTTACTCGGAAGACTTTTAGGTTTCACTACAAAAATCATTAATCCTGAAAAATTACTGAACACTGTAAAAGGAAAAAGCAATATTTTCAACAATTCGCCATTCGACGATTCTACTTTACAGATTTTAGATAACACCAATATTCCTGTCGGAGTTTTGGTAGACAGAGACTTTAATTCTGCAGACAGAGTATTCATTCCCATCTTTAACTTAAGCGATTTTTATTTGCTTGAATATGCAAAAAGACTGATTAACAATAACAATTCGCAGATTATCATTTTGGATGTTGCTGGACAAATCAGAAACAATATTGAAGTGAAAGAACTCATCAGAAGCATCGAACAGGTTGCACCCAATCACATTACTTTGTATAACGAAAAACAGATTGAAAAACAGTTTTTACAGTCTCAAGACTTAATGCTAATCAGCAAAAAAAGCTGGCGAGGATTGATCGACTCTAAAAGCCTTTGGTTGTCGGATATTCCTTCAACATTGATTATTTCAAATCCTTGA
- a CDS encoding 2-hydroxyacid dehydrogenase: MKVFINKRIPETGITMLEEAGLEVTIPENDDLSREEWLQYCKNTDAILNVGANAFDHEFFEQCPIVKAIALFSVGFDHVDIKEATKRNIPIGNTPDVLSRATSDVAFLLMQSVSRRASFYFQKVKDGNWGNFDPLYELGQELYGKTLGIFGLGRIGFEMAEKCKKAFGMNIIYHNRNHNEEVEKELNAKYVSFDELIEQSDVLSIHANFKVEQSNLFNASVFERMKKNVIFVNTARGGFHHQKDLYQALVSGQIWGAGLDVTNPEPIEDNDPILQLSNVCVLPHIGSATIEARNGMARLAAENIIAFSKGEKMPHIANPEVY; the protein is encoded by the coding sequence ATGAAAGTTTTTATAAACAAAAGAATTCCCGAAACAGGAATTACAATGCTGGAGGAAGCAGGCTTGGAAGTTACAATCCCGGAAAATGATGATCTGTCACGTGAAGAATGGCTGCAATACTGCAAAAATACAGACGCCATTTTAAATGTTGGAGCCAATGCGTTTGATCATGAGTTTTTCGAGCAATGTCCTATTGTAAAAGCCATTGCTTTGTTTAGTGTAGGTTTTGACCATGTTGATATTAAAGAAGCTACAAAAAGAAATATTCCGATAGGAAATACACCGGATGTTTTAAGTCGTGCGACTTCCGATGTTGCATTTTTATTGATGCAATCGGTTTCCCGAAGAGCAAGTTTTTATTTTCAAAAAGTAAAAGATGGAAACTGGGGAAATTTTGACCCGTTGTATGAACTTGGGCAGGAATTGTACGGTAAAACGTTGGGTATTTTTGGTTTAGGAAGAATCGGTTTTGAAATGGCTGAAAAGTGTAAAAAAGCTTTCGGTATGAATATTATTTATCACAACAGAAATCATAATGAAGAGGTCGAAAAAGAACTCAACGCAAAATATGTTTCTTTTGATGAATTAATTGAGCAATCGGATGTTTTGAGTATTCATGCCAATTTTAAAGTTGAACAAAGCAATCTTTTTAACGCTTCAGTTTTTGAAAGAATGAAAAAAAATGTCATTTTTGTGAATACAGCAAGAGGAGGTTTTCATCATCAGAAAGATTTATACCAGGCTTTAGTTTCCGGACAAATTTGGGGTGCTGGTTTAGACGTCACCAATCCAGAGCCTATTGAAGATAATGATCCCATTTTACAGTTGTCTAATGTTTGCGTGCTTCCACATATCGGTTCAGCTACGATAGAAGCTAGAAACGGAATGGCAAGATTAGCGGCAGAAAATATTATTGCTTTTTCTAAAGGAGAGAAAATGCCGCACATTGCAAACCCGGAAGTGTATTAA
- a CDS encoding T9SS type A sorting domain-containing protein — MKKFLFFISLFSSIFFFSQINMSLATHYYYSYQMTIQGNGTIYYTEDGTTPTLSSSSAVNSINILIDQNKEIKAFLVSSTGNTSAVFTKKYFTGAIPDAHIFFKPPAGWTNGACVRVEMINPNSIDGFVVDNLGSGYSMNNIGCDGWYKITKSFETANVSFTNCYLYQNFPGNIDTPLIPMGSSIYYDFSNGVITNPPSCLLGTKDVKHKDVTLVKVYPNPVAEILQINTDKGFVEYEILDGTGRLVSKEKFSKTISVNHLSSGNYYVKLIDNKHDVVLVKFIKK; from the coding sequence ATGAAAAAATTTCTATTTTTTATTTCTCTATTTTCATCTATATTCTTTTTTTCGCAGATTAATATGTCGCTGGCCACCCATTACTACTATTCTTACCAAATGACCATTCAGGGAAATGGAACAATATATTACACAGAAGATGGAACTACGCCAACTTTGAGCTCAAGCTCAGCTGTTAACAGCATCAATATTTTAATTGATCAGAATAAAGAAATTAAAGCTTTTTTGGTTAGTAGCACAGGAAATACATCTGCTGTTTTCACAAAAAAATATTTCACAGGAGCAATTCCAGATGCACATATTTTCTTTAAACCACCAGCAGGATGGACAAACGGAGCTTGTGTAAGAGTTGAAATGATCAATCCGAATTCAATTGATGGCTTTGTTGTCGACAATTTAGGTTCCGGATATTCTATGAACAATATCGGATGTGATGGATGGTACAAAATCACCAAAAGTTTCGAAACCGCCAATGTAAGTTTCACCAACTGTTATTTATATCAAAATTTTCCTGGTAATATAGACACTCCATTAATTCCTATGGGAAGTAGTATTTATTATGATTTCAGCAACGGAGTAATCACCAATCCTCCGTCTTGTTTATTAGGAACAAAAGATGTTAAACATAAAGATGTTACTTTGGTTAAAGTTTATCCGAATCCTGTTGCAGAGATTTTACAAATCAATACCGATAAAGGTTTCGTTGAGTATGAAATTTTGGATGGAACAGGAAGATTGGTTTCAAAAGAAAAATTCTCAAAAACAATATCTGTAAATCATTTGAGTTCGGGGAATTATTATGTAAAATTAATTGATAATAAACATGATGTTGTTCTTGTTAAATTTATAAAGAAATAA
- a CDS encoding dihydrofolate reductase family protein, with the protein MRKVSLFIATSIDGYIAKPNDDLSFLKIVEKEGEDYGYTEFTETIDTLIIGRKTYDYVLKELGASHYDNGKRDVYVITRTEKSNIGRTTFYTGNLTDLVKQLQSENGKNIYCDGGSEIINELLKNDLVDEFIISVVPVLLGDGTRLFKDGRPEQELQFVSAKTYDTGLTQLYYKRKSE; encoded by the coding sequence ATGCGAAAAGTATCTCTTTTTATTGCCACAAGTATAGACGGCTATATTGCCAAACCGAATGATGATCTCAGTTTCCTGAAAATTGTAGAAAAAGAAGGTGAAGATTATGGCTATACAGAATTTACAGAAACCATTGACACCCTAATTATCGGGCGGAAAACTTATGATTATGTGCTTAAAGAATTAGGCGCATCTCATTACGATAACGGGAAAAGAGATGTCTATGTTATTACAAGAACTGAAAAATCCAATATTGGAAGAACCACTTTTTATACAGGAAATCTAACCGATTTGGTAAAACAACTACAATCTGAAAATGGAAAAAACATTTATTGTGACGGAGGTTCAGAAATCATAAATGAATTATTAAAAAATGATTTGGTAGATGAGTTTATAATTTCTGTGGTTCCTGTTTTATTAGGCGATGGAACTAGGCTTTTTAAAGATGGAAGACCAGAACAAGAGCTTCAGTTTGTGAGTGCAAAAACATACGATACAGGACTAACACAGCTTTATTATAAAAGAAAATCTGAATAA